A stretch of the Taeniopygia guttata chromosome 3, bTaeGut7.mat, whole genome shotgun sequence genome encodes the following:
- the IAH1 gene encoding isoamyl acetate-hydrolyzing esterase 1 homolog, whose protein sequence is MSGPAMALPEAAARGRLLRWPRVLLFGDSITEYSFQENGWGAYLAERLVRKCDVVNRGISGYNTRWAKLILPRLITESTSADSIAAVTIFFGANDSALKELNPKQHVPLEEYAANLRSMVQYLKSVDITADRIILITPPPLQESAWEKACLAKGDKLNRCNATTGQYAQACVQVARECGTDVLDLWTLMQKNQDFSSYLSDGLHLSTKGNSFLAAQLWSRLENKLSALPSLLPYWREVDHMNPEASLL, encoded by the exons ATGTCCGGCCCGGCCATGGCGCTGCCGGAGGCGGCAGCCCGCGGGCGGCTCCTGCGCTGGCCTCGCGTCCTCCTCTTCGGAGACTCCATCACTGAG tACTCCTTCCAGGAAAATGGCTGGGGGGCATACCTTGCTGAGAGACTGGTCAG AAAGTGTGATGTTGTGAACCGTGGGATCTCGGGGTACAACACCAGATGGGCTAAATTGATTCTTCCAAGACTGATCACTGAAAGTACTAGTGCTGACAGTATTGCTGCAGTTACTATTTTCTTTGGAGCTAATGACAGTGCTTTGAAAG AGCTGAACCCCAAGCAGCACGTTCCCCTGGAGGAGTACGCCGCCAACCTGCGGAGCATGGTGCAGTACCTGAAGTCAGTAGACATTACTGCCGACAGGATTATTTTGATAACACCACCACCTCTTCAGGAATCAGCATGGGAAAAGGCATGTCTTGCCAAAG GTGACAAACTGAACCGCTGCAATGCCACCACCGGGCAGTACGCCCAGGCCTGTGTCCAGGTCGCCAGGGAATGCGGCACGGACGTGCTCGACCTCTGGACCCTGATGCAGAAGAATCAG GATTTCTCTTCCTATTTGTCTGATGGTCTTCATTTATCAACAAAAGGCAACAGCTTTCTGGCAGCTCAGCTTTGGTCACGCCTGGAAAACAAACTGTCTgctcttccttctctgcttcCTTATTGGCGTGAGGTGGACCACATGAACCCCGAGGCCAGTCTTCTGTGA